In a genomic window of Venatoribacter cucullus:
- the fliI gene encoding flagellar protein export ATPase FliI — protein MSLSDRWHSLRIPDKPYQPKIAGRLVRMVGLTLEAVGINVKVGDRCMVERKGAEDIEAEVVGFDEQRIFLMPIEQVDGLRPGARVWPLTMAADVPVGFNLLGRVLDGTGRPLDAHGPLQDIEQGHLQGRPINPLHRAPIREPLDVGIRAINAMLTVGRGQRIGLFAGSGVGKSVLLGMMTRFTSADIIVVGLIGERGREVKEFIDEILGEEGLQRAVVVASPADDSPLMRLRAAQYCTSIAEYFRDQGQNVLLLMDSLTRYAQAQREIALAVGEPPATKGYPPSVFNKLPKLVERTGNGSEGGGSITAFYTVLSEGDDMQDPIADASRAILDGHIVLSRKLAEEGHYPAIDVEASVSRVMPQIVDENWLKKAQLCKQLMSHYRQNQDLISVGAYQPGSDPLLDAAIDRLPRIKAMLRQGLHEGADLASSKQELDELFPSPPAAKGTKA, from the coding sequence ATGAGCCTCAGTGACCGCTGGCACAGCCTGCGCATTCCCGATAAACCCTACCAGCCGAAAATCGCCGGCCGCCTGGTCCGTATGGTCGGCCTTACCCTCGAAGCCGTGGGCATTAACGTTAAGGTCGGCGACCGCTGCATGGTCGAGCGCAAAGGCGCCGAAGATATTGAAGCCGAAGTGGTGGGCTTTGATGAGCAACGAATTTTCCTGATGCCGATTGAACAGGTCGATGGCCTGCGTCCCGGTGCCCGGGTGTGGCCGTTAACCATGGCCGCCGATGTGCCGGTGGGCTTTAACCTGCTGGGCCGGGTGCTGGATGGCACCGGCCGGCCGCTGGATGCGCACGGACCACTGCAGGATATTGAACAGGGCCATCTGCAGGGCCGTCCCATTAATCCGCTGCACCGGGCCCCCATTCGTGAACCGCTGGATGTGGGTATCCGCGCCATTAACGCCATGCTCACCGTGGGCCGTGGTCAGCGCATTGGTTTGTTTGCCGGTTCCGGTGTCGGTAAAAGCGTGCTGCTGGGCATGATGACCCGCTTCACCAGTGCCGACATTATTGTGGTGGGTCTGATTGGTGAACGGGGCCGCGAGGTAAAAGAATTTATTGATGAAATTCTTGGTGAAGAAGGCCTGCAGCGCGCCGTGGTGGTGGCGTCGCCGGCGGATGATTCACCCTTAATGCGGCTGCGCGCCGCACAATACTGCACCTCCATTGCCGAATACTTCCGCGATCAGGGCCAGAACGTACTGCTGCTGATGGACTCTCTCACCCGTTACGCCCAGGCGCAGCGGGAAATTGCCCTGGCGGTGGGGGAACCTCCGGCCACCAAAGGCTATCCGCCGTCAGTGTTCAACAAACTGCCCAAACTGGTGGAACGCACCGGTAACGGCAGCGAAGGCGGTGGTTCGATTACCGCGTTTTATACTGTGCTGAGCGAAGGCGACGATATGCAGGACCCGATTGCCGACGCCAGCCGCGCCATTCTCGACGGCCACATTGTGCTGTCGCGCAAACTGGCCGAAGAAGGCCATTACCCCGCCATTGATGTGGAAGCCTCGGTCAGCCGGGTAATGCCGCAGATCGTGGATGAAAACTGGCTGAAAAAAGCCCAGCTGTGTAAGCAGCTGATGTCGCATTACCGCCAGAATCAGGATCTGATCAGCGTCGGCGCCTATCAGCCGGGTAGCGATCCGTTGCTCGATGCCGCCATTGACCGTTTGCCCCGCATCAAAGCCATGCTGCGCCAGGGCTTGCACGAAGGGGCTGACCTGGCCAGCAGCAAACAAGAGTTGGACGAGCTGTTCCCGTCGCCGCCGGCGGCCAAAGGCACTAAGGCATGA
- a CDS encoding FliH/SctL family protein codes for MTEIRQEHHHPIRAEDARDVKLWRLPYWTEPPAWEAEKAEQEAAQQAAARQAVTDEQGEPLAFPTAEELENIRREAYNDGLEQGLVEGRQQGHKEGFEAGRTEGYDAAFAEGRQAGYDEGLQQGNEAGRLKAQADTNLVVTRLQRIAATLHSHLEQRDQQLPEVLAALVAGICSRVLDEELRDGAVNILQFVQRALAELPGGEKDIRVVIGPDDARHLQNSLELTGTEMHYRVDDKLPAGSCRVETEHSLVEYSSQDYLNQLLDNVLTQMMQQSVTFPDTDEQAQWEEPLAPTPAEPVAEEPVAEEPVAEEPVAEEPVAEEPAAAEPAAEEPAAEEPAAAPDHPHEPQ; via the coding sequence ATGACAGAAATCCGGCAGGAACATCACCATCCCATCCGCGCGGAAGATGCCCGCGATGTGAAGCTGTGGCGGTTGCCCTACTGGACCGAGCCGCCGGCGTGGGAGGCCGAAAAAGCCGAACAGGAAGCCGCCCAGCAGGCGGCCGCCAGGCAGGCGGTGACCGATGAACAGGGCGAGCCACTGGCATTCCCGACTGCTGAAGAGTTGGAAAATATCCGCCGCGAAGCCTATAACGACGGGCTGGAGCAGGGCCTGGTCGAAGGCCGTCAGCAGGGCCACAAAGAAGGTTTTGAAGCCGGCCGCACAGAAGGCTACGACGCCGCTTTTGCCGAAGGCCGGCAAGCCGGTTACGACGAAGGCCTGCAGCAGGGCAATGAAGCCGGGCGCCTGAAAGCGCAGGCCGACACCAATCTGGTGGTCACCCGGCTGCAGCGCATCGCGGCCACGCTGCACAGCCATCTGGAACAGCGTGACCAGCAGCTGCCGGAAGTGCTGGCGGCGCTGGTGGCCGGTATCTGTTCCCGTGTGCTGGACGAAGAACTGCGCGATGGCGCGGTGAATATTCTGCAGTTTGTGCAGCGCGCGCTGGCCGAGTTACCGGGTGGTGAAAAAGACATCCGGGTGGTGATTGGCCCCGACGATGCCCGTCATCTGCAGAACAGCCTGGAGCTGACCGGCACCGAAATGCACTACCGGGTAGACGACAAATTACCGGCGGGCAGCTGCCGGGTGGAAACCGAACATTCGCTGGTGGAGTATTCCAGCCAGGATTACCTGAATCAGCTGCTCGACAATGTATTGACGCAGATGATGCAGCAGAGCGTTACCTTCCCCGATACCGATGAACAGGCGCAATGGGAAGAACCCTTAGCGCCAACGCCGGCCGAACCGGTAGCCGAAGAACCGGTAGCCGAAGAACCGGTAGCCGAAGAACCGGTAGCCGAAGAACCGGTAGCCGAAGAACCTGCTGCAGCAGAACCCGCCGCCGAAGAACCTGCCGCCGAAGAACCTGCCGCCGCGCCGGATCATCCCCATGAGCCTCAGTGA
- the fliG gene encoding flagellar motor switch protein FliG translates to MANEAKPANEALARLTRLDRAAILLMSLGEKDAAEILKHMGPKEVQRVGTAMATLTNVNQTQVEGVVAEFLEAVSGQTGMGLGSDAYIRNMLTQALGNDKAGALIDRILLGGNTTGLDSLKWMESRQVADLIRHEHPQIQAIVVSYLDPDQSAEILSNFNEKVRLDIVMRVAALEAVQPAALQELNDILERQFSGKAGAQTTSIGGVKTAANIVNFVDSSIAADLLDQIKEVDEDLGIQIQDLMFVFDNLVDIDDRGIQILLREVSTDLLVVALKGADPQVQDKIFRNMSKRAAELLRDDLEAKGPVRVSEVEGAQKEILTIARRLADAGEIVLGGGGEAMM, encoded by the coding sequence ATGGCAAATGAAGCAAAACCGGCAAATGAAGCCCTGGCGCGTTTAACCCGCCTGGATCGTGCTGCCATTCTGTTGATGAGCCTGGGCGAAAAAGACGCCGCCGAGATTCTGAAACACATGGGCCCGAAAGAAGTTCAGCGTGTCGGTACTGCGATGGCGACGCTTACCAACGTTAACCAGACGCAGGTGGAAGGCGTGGTGGCGGAATTTCTGGAAGCGGTCAGCGGCCAGACCGGTATGGGCCTGGGGTCCGATGCTTACATCCGCAATATGCTCACCCAGGCGCTGGGTAACGACAAAGCCGGTGCCCTGATCGACCGTATTCTGCTGGGCGGCAATACCACCGGTCTGGATTCCCTGAAGTGGATGGAATCCCGTCAGGTGGCCGACCTGATCCGCCACGAACACCCGCAGATTCAGGCCATTGTGGTGTCCTACCTCGACCCGGATCAGTCCGCCGAAATTCTGTCCAACTTTAATGAAAAAGTGCGCCTGGATATCGTTATGCGGGTGGCGGCACTGGAAGCCGTGCAACCGGCAGCGTTGCAGGAACTGAACGATATTCTTGAACGTCAGTTTTCTGGCAAGGCCGGTGCCCAGACCACCAGTATTGGCGGGGTTAAAACCGCCGCCAATATCGTTAACTTTGTTGACAGCAGCATTGCCGCTGATCTGCTGGATCAGATTAAGGAAGTGGATGAAGATCTGGGCATTCAGATTCAGGATCTTATGTTCGTGTTTGACAACCTGGTGGATATCGACGACCGCGGCATTCAGATTCTGCTGCGCGAAGTGTCTACCGACCTGCTGGTTGTGGCCCTGAAAGGTGCCGATCCGCAGGTGCAGGATAAAATTTTCCGCAATATGTCCAAACGGGCGGCCGAACTGCTGCGTGACGATCTCGAAGCCAAAGGGCCGGTTAGGGTCAGCGAAGTGGAAGGGGCGCAGAAAGAAATTCTTACCATTGCCCGTCGTCTGGCCGATGCCGGCGAAATTGTGCTGGGTGGTGGTGGCGAGGCCATGATGTAA
- the fliF gene encoding flagellar basal-body MS-ring/collar protein FliF — protein sequence MENVPAQSNANMAADNESDVPAVAPGKESGHPVLLGFNRLSIVRQAAVIGGVALVIALSVAIMVWTSEPSYKPLIHRLQDHNAQDIIEVLQREGIAFEIDPASQILLVQSGDLHTARMKLAAASLLDDKTVGLEILDQDSSLGTSQFIENARYRRGLEGELARTIASVRSVRNARVHLALPKQSVFVRDVRKPRASVFLELYAGRELSRDQVEAIVNLVASSVAEMDRVDVSVVDQHGNLLSKPEEQSTEFLATKQLEYTNRVQSSITQAVNNILRPVLGDDNYKAEVSADIDFTVQEQTQELFNPDLIALRSEQLLNEENTGKINGGIPGALSNQPPAEANAPEQALGTGQGAGAPVSRRSETTRNYEVDRTLSYQQQQVGRLRRLTVAVVVNDRVSFNENGEAVYTPWSDNDLQRLEVLVRDAVGFNAARGDSVNVINSPFMGKTDAALGEPDFWTQPWFWEILKQVLAGLFILLLIFGVIRPTIKSLANRGRDEASVMLEELEDAEAGLDDEKVTLAGMDEFLLPGASESFERQLDALKGLIAEDPARVAQVVIGWVNDDHGK from the coding sequence ATGGAAAACGTACCCGCTCAGAGCAACGCCAACATGGCCGCTGATAACGAATCCGATGTACCGGCGGTAGCGCCGGGTAAGGAATCCGGGCATCCGGTATTGCTGGGTTTCAATCGTTTGTCGATTGTGCGCCAGGCGGCGGTGATTGGTGGTGTAGCGCTGGTGATTGCGCTGTCGGTCGCCATTATGGTGTGGACCAGCGAGCCCAGCTATAAGCCGCTGATCCATCGTCTGCAGGACCATAACGCGCAGGACATCATTGAAGTGCTGCAGCGCGAAGGCATAGCCTTTGAAATTGATCCGGCCAGCCAGATTCTGCTGGTGCAATCCGGTGATTTACACACTGCCCGTATGAAACTGGCGGCAGCCAGTTTGCTGGACGATAAAACCGTCGGTCTGGAAATTCTGGACCAGGACAGCTCACTGGGCACCAGTCAGTTTATTGAAAACGCCCGCTACCGCCGCGGTCTGGAAGGTGAGCTGGCACGTACCATCGCCAGCGTCCGCAGCGTGCGTAATGCGCGGGTGCATCTGGCGTTGCCGAAGCAGTCGGTGTTTGTGCGTGATGTGCGCAAGCCGCGTGCGTCGGTATTTCTGGAGCTGTATGCCGGCCGCGAATTAAGCCGCGATCAGGTGGAAGCCATTGTCAATCTGGTGGCATCGAGCGTAGCGGAAATGGATCGCGTGGATGTGTCGGTGGTCGACCAGCACGGCAATCTGCTGTCCAAACCGGAAGAGCAATCGACGGAATTCCTGGCCACCAAACAGCTGGAATACACCAACCGCGTGCAGTCCTCTATTACTCAGGCGGTGAATAATATTCTGCGGCCGGTGCTGGGTGACGATAACTACAAAGCCGAAGTGTCCGCCGACATTGACTTTACCGTGCAGGAACAAACCCAGGAGCTGTTTAACCCCGATTTAATCGCCCTGCGCAGTGAGCAACTGCTGAACGAAGAAAATACCGGTAAAATCAACGGCGGCATTCCGGGTGCACTGTCCAATCAGCCGCCGGCTGAAGCCAATGCGCCGGAGCAGGCGCTGGGAACCGGGCAGGGTGCCGGTGCGCCGGTTAGCCGCCGCTCCGAAACCACCCGTAACTACGAAGTGGACCGTACCTTAAGCTATCAGCAACAACAGGTGGGGCGTCTGCGTCGCCTGACCGTAGCGGTGGTGGTGAATGACCGCGTCAGCTTTAACGAAAACGGCGAAGCGGTATACACCCCCTGGAGCGATAACGACCTGCAGCGGCTGGAAGTGCTGGTGCGTGATGCGGTGGGCTTTAATGCCGCCCGTGGCGACAGCGTGAACGTGATTAACTCGCCCTTTATGGGTAAAACCGACGCGGCCCTGGGCGAGCCGGATTTCTGGACCCAGCCCTGGTTCTGGGAAATTCTCAAGCAGGTGTTGGCCGGTTTGTTTATCCTGTTGCTGATCTTCGGCGTGATCCGTCCCACCATCAAGAGCCTGGCCAACCGTGGCCGCGATGAGGCCTCGGTGATGCTGGAAGAGCTTGAAGATGCGGAAGCAGGTCTGGATGATGAAAAAGTGACGCTGGCGGGTATGGATGAATTCCTGCTGCCGGGCGCCTCAGAAAGTTTTGAACGCCAGCTGGATGCGCTGAAAGGTCTGATTGCAGAAGACCCGGCACGGGTGGCACAAGTGGTGATTGGCTGGGTGAATGACGATCATGGCAAATGA
- the fliE gene encoding flagellar hook-basal body complex protein FliE, translating to MVDRVDINSVLMQMRQVKSQLRAQHAQNMQPVQPQTMRPSELQQLRAARLEDQVQAVREVQGDNRVPDFQVMFKNAIDTVNSTQKTSSDLQTRFEQGDPSVDLPEVMIAMQKSSVSFQAMTQVRNKLVEAYKDIMNMPV from the coding sequence ATGGTCGATCGCGTTGATATCAATTCCGTACTGATGCAGATGCGCCAGGTGAAAAGCCAGCTGCGCGCGCAACATGCCCAGAATATGCAGCCGGTGCAGCCGCAAACCATGCGCCCATCGGAATTGCAGCAGCTGCGGGCCGCGCGCCTGGAAGATCAGGTGCAGGCCGTGCGCGAGGTGCAGGGCGATAACCGGGTGCCGGATTTCCAGGTGATGTTTAAAAACGCCATCGACACGGTGAACAGCACCCAGAAAACGTCCAGCGATTTACAAACCCGCTTTGAGCAGGGTGATCCGTCGGTAGATTTGCCGGAAGTGATGATTGCGATGCAGAAATCCAGTGTGTCATTCCAGGCGATGACGCAGGTCCGTAACAAGCTGGTTGAAGCTTACAAAGACATTATGAATATGCCGGTGTAA
- a CDS encoding sigma-54-dependent transcriptional regulator, which yields MRVLVVEDDPRLREAVVDTLMLKGFQVSEAAHGIEALNLLRHQQIDLVLSDINMPGMDGLELLQNVKQETPWLPVILMTAYGDVGQAVKAMQRGADDYLMKPFELKELDDLLRPYSRNDVPADSSEPVCEAQVSRQLFQLAQRVAQTDSTVLISGESGTGKEVLARYVHQQSSRRNKPFVAINCAAIPENMLEAMLFGYEKGAFTGAYNAMPGKFEQAEGGTLLLDEITEMDLGLQAKLLRVLQERQVERLGGRKVVDLDVRIIATTNRDLAEYVAEGNFREDLYYRLSVFPLHWLPLRDRADDILPLARRLLAHHAGKMKRPVPRLLPDAEQLLRSHPWPGNVRELDNTMQRALIIQTGPQLSSSDFMLTPVPKNRQAGAHSSPPVMPFIPVPPVPPAAPMDDAGALGSDLRHREVELIVKALQEEPSRKEAAERLGISPRTLRYKVAKLREEGIDVEAMLA from the coding sequence ATGCGAGTTTTGGTTGTTGAAGATGATCCGCGTCTGCGCGAAGCCGTTGTTGATACCCTGATGCTGAAAGGCTTTCAGGTCAGCGAGGCCGCTCATGGCATCGAAGCCCTGAATCTGCTGCGTCATCAGCAAATAGATCTGGTGCTGTCCGACATCAACATGCCGGGCATGGACGGGCTGGAGCTGCTGCAGAACGTGAAGCAGGAAACCCCCTGGTTGCCGGTGATTTTAATGACCGCTTACGGCGATGTTGGCCAGGCGGTAAAAGCCATGCAGCGCGGCGCCGATGACTACCTGATGAAACCGTTCGAGCTGAAAGAACTGGATGATCTGCTGCGCCCCTACAGCCGTAACGACGTGCCGGCCGACAGCAGCGAACCGGTGTGCGAAGCCCAGGTGTCGCGGCAGTTATTCCAGCTGGCCCAGCGCGTGGCACAAACCGATTCCACCGTGCTGATCAGTGGCGAAAGCGGCACCGGTAAAGAAGTTTTAGCGCGTTATGTGCATCAGCAATCCAGTCGTCGCAATAAGCCTTTTGTGGCCATTAACTGCGCGGCCATTCCGGAAAATATGCTGGAAGCCATGCTGTTCGGTTATGAAAAAGGCGCCTTCACCGGCGCGTACAACGCCATGCCGGGTAAATTTGAACAGGCCGAAGGCGGCACTCTGTTGCTGGACGAAATCACCGAAATGGATTTGGGGTTGCAGGCCAAACTGCTGCGCGTACTGCAGGAGCGTCAGGTTGAGCGTCTGGGCGGCCGTAAAGTGGTGGATCTGGATGTGCGCATTATCGCCACCACCAACCGCGATCTGGCCGAGTACGTGGCGGAAGGCAATTTCCGCGAAGACCTGTATTACCGTTTAAGCGTGTTCCCGCTGCACTGGCTGCCACTGCGCGACCGTGCCGACGATATTCTGCCATTGGCGCGCCGCTTACTGGCCCACCATGCCGGCAAAATGAAACGCCCGGTACCGCGGTTACTGCCGGATGCCGAACAGCTGCTGCGCAGCCACCCCTGGCCGGGCAACGTGCGCGAGCTGGACAACACCATGCAGCGGGCGCTGATTATTCAGACCGGCCCACAACTGAGCAGCAGCGATTTTATGCTGACCCCGGTGCCAAAAAACCGTCAGGCTGGCGCCCACAGCAGCCCGCCGGTAATGCCGTTTATTCCGGTACCGCCGGTGCCACCCGCCGCCCCCATGGACGACGCCGGCGCGCTGGGCAGTGACCTGCGCCACCGCGAAGTGGAATTAATTGTTAAAGCGTTGCAGGAAGAACCCAGCCGCAAAGAAGCAGCCGAACGACTGGGCATCAGCCCGCGGACGCTGCGCTACAAAGTGGCCAAGCTGCGCGAAGAGGGCATCGACGTGGAAGCTATGCTGGCCTGA